Within Seriola aureovittata isolate HTS-2021-v1 ecotype China chromosome 12, ASM2101889v1, whole genome shotgun sequence, the genomic segment CTCGGATACTCTTGAGCTGTTCAGCTGAATGAGGCAggaaaagtaacaaaaacaagtgaatgCAAGACACACGGTTGTGTTTAAAATCTTCTACCCTTCAGACTCCAATTCACGTCTTTGCGTTTCCAAATAAAATCAAGTGTAGTGGATAAGATAATTTCATATTAGTAGTAGTGGCTCATTAGTTAGTATTTAGCTGCTTTCCAACTTAGAGATGAAGGTAGAGGCAAATGAAGAAGAAGTGAGAAATCATTTTGAGTTGATGTATACATGGAGTGCTGTCTGGGGGAAGTTGAACTAGTGGCTCGTACTCACAGACAGAAGCCTCATAAAAGAACATAATAATTATGGAGCAAAACCTTCCTAATACAATCAACTGGAGtagctggtaaaaaaaaaaaaaccctggatGATACTTCctggatttttgttttgaaagctgTTATTCCAAACTTTATAGAAAAAATACTACTGTTTAAGTATTTCCATATTATACCTGCATGTTCCAGAGCTTGTGTCATCAATCACATTTATACTTCAGTTCCAGGGAAGGGGAAAACTATGTGACTCCTTATACGAGGCTGTGGTTTCCTGTGAAAGAACTTGTGtttttcagccataaaaaaaaataaaaaaaacaccaacaaaactGGGTATTTGAGCAACAGCAGCTTGGGCTGTAATGTAGAGGGTTTTTACAGCAGACTGCCAGTGAGGGTGACGCCTGCTGACTCATCCACAGACTGTTGTCATAGTCCAGTTGGACTGACTACATGCTGTCAGAGTCCTGGGAAGGAGTCGATCTGGACTGTGTCCTGAAAGGATGATCCTTGGCTGCTGTGAGAAATGCGGATCCTCATCTTCAGGTTCACCTGGACGGGGGAGAGAAGGACGTAGATAGGCATCGTTTTGGAATTATGGATAGCTTTTTGTTGAAATCAAAAACAGGTCTGTGGGTGTGGAGAATCATTCTAATGTAATTTTACAATGATCAAACATTAACTACATTTATGGGTGGTCACTTTCTTCCTTGCTGATGTagtttgttattaaaaaaaaaaaaaaagatttggtCTCACATGTGACTGACCAAACTTTGCCTCCTAATcatagttttgtgtttgtggccGCAGCCTTTGCAGACCCACCTTGTTTGGGTTGTTGAGGACCACCATCTGGATCACCTTAGCTGCGCCTCGTGCAGGGAGAAAGTCCCCACTGGGGGCTTTCATGTGTAACTGGACACTCTGGGGGCACATCAAATACGACTTTGAAGTTTGAAGCACTGAACACATTGATGTTGTTGCTGAAGCTTCCACTGTGAACCTGACAGACTGTAACACTGACCCACCAACGGGCCTGTGGCCAAGATGTAACACATGCTGAGGTCATGAGTCCAAATTCCCCTGCGCTGCCCCACACCTTGAAGAATGTGTTTCTGTATCACAGTTATTCAGTTGTTCAGTTATTATTTCTGTAAATGTCCTCTCCCTACACATACTGAAGGTTTAAATTCTGTTTCTAAAAATTCTCCCCACTGCCAGAAATATTATTCtatgttattatgttatattacatatattatgATAGACAAATACTAAATACCGTTTGGatataatttaaaaactgtatttcattattctttcatgttttttttaccctaaAAGAGTAAAATAGAGATATTTAGTCTTAAGAAACAAGATTAAAACTGTAAaggtaaaagttttttttaacccatttctattttttatatttatatatagttttAATAGAATATAAGTTCCTCTCCAGGTCAATAAAATCCACAAGTCCCAGAAACAGTACGTCCCTCGATGGTAGCTACATCTCTGGCACAAAGCTACACCCTGGTTAAATGTAAGTGTAACTACAGCTAAAAGATGGAGCTGGGGTAAAAGTGTGTTGacatttccagctgtttttgtcATCCACCACACCAGAACCAACCAGTCTGTCAGGACTCCCTCACCTGCCCAACTGCTCACTAACTTTTTGACACTGGTTAAAAAGAGACTTATAACCTaaccctttttaaaaatgtgaaaatcacaCAGTTTTGTGTCCACATGTCTGGACATTTAAGACTTTACCAGAAAGCTTGAGGTGCGGCAGTTTATGATGAATTACACACATGGTCTGACAGAAGCAGTTTGCTCGGCGCCGTGTTTAATAACTGGTACTGAAACAAACCTTGGGTACGGCCGCCTGCAGGGTGAAGCCGCTGATGTCTGAGTCAGTGGAGTTGGAGGCAGTGAGTGTGACTGTCAGGCCTGTGTCTGACTGTTTCTCACAACTCAGTGTCAGAGTCACACCTCCTTTGTCATACATCGTCACTGAGGGAGCTGTGGAAAGAAGATATTAGAAAATGCtgcatttgatttaatttaggAAGATTACCTGATTCAGAGCAACGAACAAGTTTCAGTTTGCTAAatttagcattttgttttgtttccaaaaTCTCTCAgccttgtttctgtctctctttcagtctctacttacactctgtgtgtgtgtgtgtgtgtgtgtgtgtgtgtgtgtatgtgtgtgtgtgtgtgtgtgtgtgttagacctGGTGCAGTGGGCGTTGGCTCTAACCCTCCCAGCAGATCCAGGAGGTCTCCTCCTGCAGAGCTGGCTGTGTTGATGGGCAGGCCGGgtgctgtgctgctctgtgctggGCTGGGCTGCAGAGGCTCCTCAGAGCCGCCCAGCAGGTCCAAGAGATCACACACCTGAAGACAAGCAGAGACACAAATGGAAACTACGGCTTCTTCACTTGAGCATAAGCAAACTAAAAACTGGAGAAACAGAAGGGTCCTGTAGTTGTGTGTCCTCACTCCTGTATTTGATCAATGAGTGTTTCACCTGTAAAATGTTGCTAAACCAGTtagcttattattattagaatttgatttgcataaaagcagagaaaatgtgaggCCAGAGCAACACTGCACCGCTGTTTGACTAACACAGTGCTGATCATTTGCATGATCACACAGGTGCTGACTGTTCACCTGGTGTCTCAGAGTAAATGACACACTATTTATTATGGACAGGTCATAACAGAAGGTACAATaagatcaaatatttaaaacattaaaacataaaaatagatCTTAGGAGGTTGCATACATAAAACTCTGAAGAGCCTTGTCTGGGGATCTGAGGTTTACAGTCCTAAAACAGCTTGACCTAGTCTGACTCACAGGATGTAGCGCTGTGAGTATAAGCCTGCCATTGGCCGGTCTCCTCCCCTACCCCGCTATCTGCCTGTTGCTGTTTCCAAAATCCCTCTCACCACAAGAAACAAGATGCAGACAATGGCAAGTTTTGACGAAGATTTGAATCGTGCAATCACACAGTCAACAAACGTCTTAGTAATACATCTACAGtcttatgttttctttgtgggGAAATTAGGCATTTTACTAACAGTGATCACTTCCCCAAATGCAAATGTTCCTCCAAAGTTCCCCTACAGAGCTATTTTGCGCCGGCACCGTCGCTCCATCCTCGGCCTAACGATGGCCAGGAcgactgtgattggtttaaagaaatacaaagaaGACAGCATTTCTGTCCTCTACAGCAGAGTGATAGTGTGCGGTGTCACACCGTTCTCCAGCACTGACGCAGCGCTGCGGAGACAGGTCTGGCTATGACACCTGAGAGACTGAGACCTGACAATGCTGGAAAAGTGACCAACAaagtcagacacagagaaatgagACTGGAAAAAATGTCTTCACAAGGTCATCAGTCAAATCGACACTGACAAAGTTATTGTCATAAAACATGAACTCATCTTTACTTATCATTATATACCTGGTTAGCAGGCTGCTGTGGCAGCAGTGGCTCTGCCTGCTTGACTTTGGCTGGCTGGATCTCCTTGATGGCTTCACCTGCCGACTCTCCGTTGGTATGACCCGGGGAGTTCTTTTCAATCACAGGCATCCTCTCCAGCACCGCTGctctgtagagagagagagagagagaacatctCAGTCTTTTATTGGCCAGAAAAGAGGTTTGTTTGCACCATCACTGGTATCAACAGCTGGAACCAAAACATGCAAGACGTCCAAATGACTCTacttcagaaaaacagacatttaaaaagcagaaaagtcGACTTCTTCATCGAGCAGTTGCGTACCTCATGTGGTCATATTTCTTGAAAAGAGCATTGTATTcaactgccctctgctggagcTCCACATCTATACAGCTGCCGTAGATGCTGACGATGCTTCTGATCCGGCTGCAGAGGGTGGAGcgatgaaaagacagaggagttAGGAGACTATTATGAAATTGCTGCAGCTATTGAGAAATCACGTCTCTTTCCTGAACGACTCACTGTAATTGGACATTAGATCTTTGAAACTCTTTCCTTGTCATCTGTCCTAAACTGAAACTCAAGGCACAACATTCATAACCTCTATCAGCCTCCATCAGCGACCAGgccagtgtttttctctcaacACGTGACCAAGTAACCGTTCAGTCACGGCTTCGGACCAACAAACTTCCTGACTGAagcacatgtttgtttttgaaataaaaaatactgttatttGTTTGAAAGAGTGTCGTCAGTCACTGTGTGCTGTGAGTGACAGAAAGTGTTTCTTACTCCACATTATCGGTGATGCGTGTGCTCAGTTTCATGGTGGCGGTGAGAGCAAAGCCTCTGGTCGCTGGGGACGACATGTGGGACTGCAGAACTGTCTCCAAGGCGTCCAGGACGTCGTCCTCGGTGACCTGATCGAGAGACGTGTCAATACAGGGACTGAAAGATGTTGTATTAACGAAGACCTGGCCTCACCATCAGCATACGTGCAGTTTGGACTATCAACCTCAGGGAGCTGAGGCTGGACTTACTATACACTTCTTTTATGGTTTATATGTATTGGTATATTCATTTTGAGAAACCGTGTAGAcgttttcctctcacacacaatcTAAACCTCTCGAAGTGAAAGAGGGGCTGTTCAACATGCCTAAATTAATAATCCTTTACATAATACCCTTCAGGCTTTTTGTTTAAGCACTCACTGCCAGAGTTTATTTGAAATGCACATCCCAGAATTCACGTGTTAATCAAACACTGCCACTGAAATGTGACTGTCTGTATGCAAATATTTGCTCCACCATGATGGATTATACTTTTGCTCACTACCCAGATCCTGTATTTCCAAacacagcagtggaaagcaGCAGACACCAGGTCTTTAGGACTGCAAATGCCAAAGCTATCTCAATTATACTCAATAATGCCTTTCAGTGATAAAGAGCAATCATTTATATGAAGATGTTAATCAGCATTTGTTGTGCTTGGTGTACCTGCACAGGCTCAGTCTCCTGGCACTCTCCTCTCAGCAGCAGGTCTCCATACTCTCCTATACACCAGCAGGCCACCTGCACCAGGGACTGCTGTAAAGAGCAAACACGACACACTGCTTTGTGAAGTCATTGTTGTACAGTCACAGTAAAATGTCCTTGCTGGACTGGCTAACTGCTCCGTATCAGTTTGACACATTAGAGCCTCTTTTCCCTGATTTCACAGGAAGTTAATGTGGCGAAAGACAGGAACTGCACCACACTGCAGATGAGTACATGGCTGCTCATCTGACTTGGTTCCAAAAATAAACCTGGTTGCATCAGCCAATTTCAAACTGAAAGCTTAGCTATTCTCACTGCCATAGAACCAGACCAGCTCTGTCTGGTTCCGCACTGACACTGACTTTGTTCTCAGATTAAAATATTTGAACGTCTCTTGAGTTTTTATCTGATATTTACACAATAAATCCTATTCATATGAATTTTCATGatactaatacattttatttggttCACCTTATGAGAACAGCTTTGGGCTATTTACCTTTTACAGACTCAATCTCTTTCGACTTAATCTGAAAAGACCAGGTATAATTAAACTACAGTCAGCAGTGTGTGAAGTGATGAAATCCACAGCAGGctactctgtatgtgtgtgtgtgtgtgtgtgtcctggacTTGCTGAGGTCTGTTCCTATGCTTCTTTTTATTGGATTTCTAGTCTTTGCAAACGCCTATAATTCTTGCATTTCAACATAAAATTTTCTTGATGTCTTTCCTGAAGTATGAAGTCGGTGGGAGGAGCTGGGTGAAGTTGGGTACGTTTTTCCAACATAAAGTTGTATTTcctgtggtttgttttgttttattttgcttgcAAACAAAACTGCATAgttgtattttctttgattttgtcatttttgagcAGTTCCTCCTGCTTTAAGATGAGTTTATTCCACTTTAAGACACAAATAAACCTGACTTAATCAACTATAGCGTTGTATTAATTTGTAAtgagatataaaataaaaaaggtttcTGCAGTTAACAGAAGAGTTACAGTATTCTATGATGAATGtagtcacattttattattttaactatAGTAGGAGAAAGAATCAGTATGGAGCATCCCACAGACAGAGTCTCACTGATCAGTATCACTGGATGAGCAAACCGACCAACAAGCCAATCCGCCTCAAACCGTAACAACAGGAAacacctggagacacacacctgagagaTGTCAGTGAGCAGAGCCCGGTAGAGCTTGTGGACGGTGTAACAGTGCAGCTCGGAGGTGTTGGTGATGAGCTGGATCAGGTTGGGCACAGTTTCATCTCTCACGTCGCCCCCTGCCTGGCAGAGCGGGAATCAGAGTCAAAACACACGCACTAAACTCCATTAGCTAGACAGCTGGTGCAAGTATTTGGGTCGCCCTACATTTCCTCCCAGACACAATGACCTCACTTGGGGGATGTTTCCATCACAGTTCATATACATTATAACACATGTTAAGCCCAATGGATTAACCCTTAATTTATGACACATCTCCATCATTACTCATTACTCTCCCTCTACTTTCcatcatcaaacaaaacaaagctaagGATTAGTGTAAGCATTAGCTTTTACAGCAATCATGTGGGTGTCTTTTACTCTCTTACCTAGATGGAGGGCAAAATCAAAAGTAAGTTTTAACAGAGTGCAAAATGGAAAGAATTAGAACAGGATAAAAAGCCTTTTCAGGCCACTGGGCTGCAATGTACGAAAGTTTGTACAGCAGCGGTACAAAGTTACTACGGCACACAGTTTCTAGTCAAATGCAATGTGCACAAATAACACATTTAGTATCGCAATAAATATGCACCCTTTATGCCTGTGGCCCCCGGTGTCTACACTGAAGCATAACACATTAATGATGTGAGTGTGAAACCCCTGTCAGAGGCAGCAGCGAGTGGCTCCGTCTGTATTTACCGTGGTGAGGACATGCAGGATGGTGTCAATGTGCCAGCGCTGGGAGGGTGCAtacctgacagagacagagacacacacagctaaCTCAGTGCTGCTTGAGGGtgactcagaaacacacacacagttgcataTTCGTCTGCATCTTACCGCCGCTTGCACAGACACATAAAGAGAGAAGTGCATCAAGTGGTCGAGTGATACGCAGCAGAAACAGTGAGTGCCTAATAGACTGGGATATCACAAGCCCCTTTTATGCAGCCTGTTGAAGGCGGGAATGTTTCCGTTAATCCGCCTCGCTGTTCTGTATAAAAGATATGAACACAGAAACAGGGGGAACATTGTTGTTCTGCCTTTAAGCTGGCAGCGTCACGTCACACGTCTGATCCCAGAACGCCAGCATACTACCTACAATCATGGTTCGGTGTAAACATGCAAAGTTGGATAATGGAGGGTATTTTAACACAGTAATGTAGCAGGATCTGTTTAAAAGGGGCAACTGAGGGTGGAGACGGACACAGAGTGAGACATCTAGCCACATACAGTGTATTTCAAGCACTTTTCAAGAGTTTTTCGTTGCAGCTTTTACACTTGATCACATTTATGTCCACATCTCTTCTGTTCTCCCAGCTCGGATCAACACCGAATGTCTGCGCGCTTGCATGCGTtagacacagtgtgtgtatataacaCAACCGTGTATATGTGCACATTTGAGTGTTAGCAGAGTTTCAATCACCTTTCAGCTGCGTTGAATATGCCGCTGGCAGCTTGAGCTCTGAGCTCCGgggggcaggaggagaggaagaggagcagctcCTTCATCATGGAGCGGATGTTGGAGGCTGACACCAGAGCTAAGGAGAGATCCAGTGCACGACTGGAGGGattggaggagagagacaatCACGGGATGTACAGTAACTTTCactctaaaaaaaaactttcatttttaaatcaagagTTAATTCTGTGTTGATACAGCTGAGGTCAGTATGTTGTCAACATGtagctgtgctgctgcagctgagcgGGAACAGAAGACAAATGTTCACATGTTGAGTCCCTCCGCATCCAAGACGCTCCCATGTCATCACGTGTCACGTCTTTGCTCCTGTATGTTCAGTatgtttactttgtttatttcttttaatgacTTAAGAATAACACAAAATTCTCATTTCTGACGCTGAGGTTTACGAGAAAATGactcataaataaatgtaaattatgtgaTTCTGTGTTGGTTATCCAAACATGACAAATAGAGATTTAGTTCATTGTTGACACAAATCTCTTCTGGTCAAACTAAAATCTAAATGATATTGTTTATGTGTTATTCCTCTGCTAAGTTTACTAGACTTCATTTTAGCTTCAGGCGCTGTTCAGATAAcctcctgtttctcctcagtattaaatgttgtttattggGATTTACATGAGCCTTGTAGTTTATTGTTTTCTATAGTAAATTCATGAAAGATCATGGAAATGTtctgaaatgactttttatggagGTTTTCTACATTTCCCAaatttaagatttatttattttacgtTTGATTGATTTCCACCTCGAAATGAACTGATCTTTGATCGGctgttaaatattcataaattaagaaaaaaaattaatcgaAATCATGTTAGAAGACTCTCTCATGACAAACACTAGGggtggaagaggaggtggaCGTTACCGTTTGACTGAAGCGTCCTGGTCCTTCAGGCAGTCCACTATGGTTCCCCTGTGGCGTTGCACTGCAATGTGATCCGTCCCAACAATCCTTTGAAGAGAGGTCATGGCGATATACCTgtgcacacataaacaacagCCAAAAATAAGTCAAGTTGTCAAGTTTTAAGCTTCATACTCCATTATGATGAAGTAGAGCGCGTGAGCTGCATTCACTGAGGTCTAAACCAAGGTCAGTTAGATCCTGAGTGTGTGGTGCAGCGCAAtatattcaataaataaatccttTTTTCTAACCAGCTGCTAACAATGAAGATTAATTTACAGTGCTGTACAAACTAACTAACTTTCTCATTACTACCAGATTAATAATTTATGTTTCCACTTGAAATGCCTCATGACCTGATCAAGTATTTATGTGAGCGCAGGAAGGATGTTATCAGGCAGTTCTAGCAGGAATGAGCCAGTCCTATTACTGTCAGAGAGATCCAGAGGCGCCGCAGGTAGAAACCTGTCCTGCCACACAGCCCCTATGGAGAATAAACCTAAAAAACAGTAACATAACAAAACCCCAAGGAGCCTCTAACAGGCTGCCTTGCTACCTGGTGGCCCAAAATTGAGAGATCAgcataaacagacagacagtggccTTCTGGTGTTGCTTTAGAGGAATGGCTCCAGGGGAAAGTGATTAGTGAGCTCAGACTGATAACAGCAGGCTGGAAGGATTTTTGTCTCTGCCTGCAGTGACTTTGCTTTTTGACCTTGTGCAAGAGAAAACGAAAATGACCTTAAAAGataagagaggaaggagggaaggattggggaagagaaacaggaatGTGTGTAGGGAGGAATGAAAGGAAACAGAGCTGACCGAATGTTCCTGTCGTTGTTCAGGAGAAATCTTCCCAGGATGTTCACAGCCAGAACCTGTGGCACAGGCGAAAAGaagcatgtgtgcatttgttaaTTAGCTCACACTCTATCCCCTATGTATTAATGTGGTTAAACACAGTGAGAGGGGCTGCTAGTCTCTCACCCTGAGGCCGCTCTCTGACTTGATGTCTAGCACAGTGAGAACAGTCTCATACAGCACAGCGTTGCCCACAGTCTTAGTGCTGTCAGTGTTGGTCGCCACCTGAACAgcaagtcacacacacaggaagatttaaaaaagaagacgTCACAGTATAAAACTTTGactatataataaaaataaaataacatctgTGAATAAGTAACGGACCTGAGCCAGTAAGTCGTTCATGGCGTCACTGGCTGCTTCATTGTTGCGACCAAGGATCCTCAGCAGCCTCAAGATGCGAACCTGAGGATCATCAAATACAGGAGgacagatgagatgagagacGTGTACGTTAACgagacaaatgaaacaaaaggaaaaaaagcagacTTCTCATTAACGACAGAATCTCAGCTGTGAATAATTAAAGTAAATCAAATGTAGCAGACTCGTGAGTTCAAAAGTTCAAGGTTCGTATTCAGATTCAGGGAAATGGAGAACAGTAAGTAATGATTTGGAAATTTACTGCGCAGCCAATAAGTCTTTCTTTGAACTAAATTATTGACAAAAGTAaataggaaataaataaataatacgtCAGTAAATAAAGCAAAAGAGAGATATAATGCTGTATAAGAAGTGAGTGACGGTGGCTGACCTGCAGGAAGGGATCACTGATTCCTGCCACATCGTGCTCTGGAGAATAACCGGAGATGACCAGACTTTTCATGATCT encodes:
- the ap1g2 gene encoding AP-1 complex subunit gamma-like 2, translating into MSPSVPLQEMIRAIRSARTQCEERGVIQRECAAIRAQFRQVDNGARSHNLAKLLYVHMLGYPAHFGQMECVRMIASPRYSEKRVGYLGAMMLLDEKQDASLLITNSIKNDLSHSNQYVQSLALCTLACMGSAEMCRDLAPEIDRLLRASNSYIKKKAALCAVHIVRKVHDLGELFAPAARSLLSEKNHGVLHGAVVLITELCERNPEALERFRKTVPDLVQIMKSLVISGYSPEHDVAGISDPFLQVRILRLLRILGRNNEAASDAMNDLLAQVATNTDSTKTVGNAVLYETVLTVLDIKSESGLRVLAVNILGRFLLNNDRNIRYIAMTSLQRIVGTDHIAVQRHRGTIVDCLKDQDASVKRRALDLSLALVSASNIRSMMKELLLFLSSCPPELRAQAASGIFNAAERYAPSQRWHIDTILHVLTTAGGDVRDETVPNLIQLITNTSELHCYTVHKLYRALLTDISQQSLVQVACWCIGEYGDLLLRGECQETEPVQVTEDDVLDALETVLQSHMSSPATRGFALTATMKLSTRITDNVDRIRSIVSIYGSCIDVELQQRAVEYNALFKKYDHMRAAVLERMPVIEKNSPGHTNGESAGEAIKEIQPAKVKQAEPLLPQQPANQVCDLLDLLGGSEEPLQPSPAQSSTAPGLPINTASSAGGDLLDLLGGLEPTPTAPAPSVTMYDKGGVTLTLSCEKQSDTGLTVTLTASNSTDSDISGFTLQAAVPKSVQLHMKAPSGDFLPARGAAKVIQMVVLNNPNKVNLKMRIRISHSSQGSSFQDTVQIDSFPGL